The Erythrobacter sp. genome segment AGCGCCGGAAACGCCGCTCGGCACCCCGCAGCAGTTGATGGCCAATCATGTCCAGCCCGCTGCCGATATATACTGGGGATCAGTGAAGTACGAAAGCGAGCTGATGCCCGACGGCACGGTTGAGGAACGCGATATTCGCCCGCAGACCGATGCCGAATGGGAAGCTGTGCGCGCTTCGGCGGAGCGGCTGGGCGAACTGGGTGAAGTGCTGGGGAGTCCCGCCTATACCTATGGGCGAGGAGCCGACTGGCACGCCTATGCGCAGGGGCTGGTCGATGCCGCTGCCCGCGCCGAAGCCGCTGCCGTGGCGAAGGACCCGGAGGCGGTGTTTGCCGAGGGCGGGACGGTCTACAACGTCTGCCGCGCCTGCCACCAGATGTATCCGCCCGAAGTCCTGCCCGAAGGCATGACGGTAGATGATCTCGCAGAAAGCTGATCCCGCGCCCAACCTGCGCCCGCTCGCCTGCGCGCTGGCGCTCTGCGTCCTGC includes the following:
- a CDS encoding cytochrome c, with amino-acid sequence MKPDTIILACALLALAACAEEAPETPLGTPQQLMANHVQPAADIYWGSVKYESELMPDGTVEERDIRPQTDAEWEAVRASAERLGELGEVLGSPAYTYGRGADWHAYAQGLVDAAARAEAAAVAKDPEAVFAEGGTVYNVCRACHQMYPPEVLPEGMTVDDLAES